Within Bradymonas sediminis, the genomic segment CGCCGTTTTATAGCGGGCGAATTTCATCAGGAAATAATAGGTGAATAGAGGGATAAGGATGAGGTTGAACGCGGCGAAGAGGGCCCTTCCGGTTCCTGAGACCGCGCCCACGCCCCAGCCGCCGATGCGTTGGGCGAGTCCGGGCAGCGCGTTGGCGGCGTCGCTGATATAGCCTTGAACGGTTTCCTGCATGGATTCGGGCAGCCGGGTTTCGATCTGGGTCGTTATCCAGGGGAACCAGGTGTCCTGAATCTCGCCGATGAGCTCCGGGATATTGCCGATCCAATAGCTGAGTTGGGAGATGATCGAGGGGAGCAAGAATAGCAGGACGACGGCGATGAGCGCGAAGACTGAGCCCAGGCACACCAGGGTGGCGGCGCGCCGGCTTAGGCCGCGGCCTTGGAGTTTGCGCACGAGCGGGTCGAGCAAATACCCCAGGATGAAGCTGCCGAGCAGGGGGGTGAGCAGGGTGCCCATGGAGATGCTCAACCACCAGGCGATGGCGACGATGAGCGCGAAGAATAAGATGCGCATTGAGATATAGACGTAGCGCCAGACGCGCGCGCGGTATTGCTGGGCGCTGAGGCGCGGGAAGAGCGCTGGCCCGACGGCGGCGTCGCGCGGCGGCGTCTCCTCGGGAGCGCCGTCGGGCAGGTGCTCATCGGGATGCTCGCCTATGAAGCTAGCCATAAGTCATTCCTTCGAAGCGCTCAGTGAGATGCGGCGCGGCGTCTATTCGATGCCGACCTTGCGGCGTCGAATCATCGTGTGGACCCGCTCGGGGCGGCGTACCCAGGCGACAAAGGTCAGCAGGAGCAGCATGGTAAATGGGATCAGCGCGTAGATGGCCTCGCCGAAGAATAGATGTGTGACGATTGCGCCGATCATGACCACGCCCAGGACGATGGCCGAGTAGAGCGCGGTGCTTGGGATGATCAGGAAGATCGCCGCGGTGGCTTCGATCATCCCGATACCTTTGGCAAACCAGGTTGGGTATCCCCAGCGGGTAAACCCGGAGTCAAAGAGGCCGAGTTCGCCCAGCTTGGGCACCGACGCGCCCAGGAAGATGGTGGCGAGCAGCAGGATGATAAACCAGGTGCCTATGCGCTTGAGGGACCGGTTTGGGTAGACCTCGGGGCGGCCAATGAGGTCAGACGGGGGCGCGTTCAACGATGAGGATTCCATGGTTCTTCTCCCGGGTTCGCTTCGCGAGGCCAATGCCAACCTGCACGGCCGGCGCGACGTCGATCGGTTACGTGCGTTCAATGGGTTCAATTTAAACGCCGCGCACGCGACTGCAATCGCCTAGAGCCTGCAGGCGCGCTTGAGGCTTCGCCCGTCGGCGGTGACTTGTTGCTCCTCTTCGATGGTGATGGAGGCGCAATTGGTGCTGTGAATCTTGGCCCCGGGCTCGATATGCATCCCGGCGCCGCCGCTAAAGCGCGTGGTCACGTTATTGAGGGTGGCCGAGACGAGGCCGAAATAGTCGTCGAACATCAGGTTGGCCGGCTCGGCGCCCTTGAAGGTGCGCGCGCTGCCGCCGTATTCGATAGTGACATGCTCGAAGGCGTTCTCGACGCTCGAGGTGTCGACCAGGTGAATGCCCTTCCAAAAGCCAGGCTGCTTGGTCTGGGCGGTGAAGATGATCGGTTTTTCGGCGGTGCCCCGCGCGGTGATGCGCGCCCGGAAGACCGAGATGCCGGCGCCCTCGGCGAAGACCAGTGTGACCCCCGGCTCCAGGATGAGGTGGGCGTCGTCGCGCACCAGGATGTCGGCGCGCACCAGGTAGTCGGCGTCGGTGGCGGGCCAGCTGGAGGTGACGCTGTCGAGGTTTGCGCCCATCACCTCGATGGTGCCTCGTGTGTCCGGGGCGGGTTTGGTCGGGGTGTCGACGGCGTTGGCGGCGGTGGCTGCGGCGTCATGGCCGTCGTCTTCGCCGGCGTCCGGGGCGTCGTCGAGGCTATTATTGGACTCGGCGGGCTGGGGCGTCGGCTTGCCGAATTTGGAGGCGTAGGAGCTCTGGGCGTCCAGGGCGCTCACCGCGCTGGGATCGAGCAGGGCGGCCGCGCGTTTATTATCGACAAGCTTATTATTGCCAAAGTCGAGGTCGACCTTTGCCTCGGCGTAGAGGCCGTAGCGCCCGCTGTGGGAGAGCTCGGTATTGTTAATCTTCAGGCGCACCTTTCCGTAATAATCGTCGAGCATCAGGTTGGCCGGCTCGACCCCCTTAAAGGTCGGGTTGGCGCCGCCGTAGCGAATCGCGACGTGCTCCAGGACATTGTCGACGCTATTGCTGTCGATATACAAAATCCCCTTCCAATACCCCGGAATCTCGCTGAGCCCGGTGAAGACCACCGGGGCGTCCTTGTGGCCGCGGGCCGAGAAGCGCGAGCGAAATACTGAGATGCCCGTGTTCTCTGCGAATTTGAAGACGGCGCCCGGGGCGACTTCGACGAAGCTATTCTCGGTGAGGTTGAGGTCGCCGGAGACGATATACGGCACCTTGAGCCCCGGCCAACTCAGGCGCTCGCCCACCAGGTTGGCCCCGCTGAGTTTGACCAGGTCGTTTTGATTGCCGGTGAAGTCGCTGTCGGCGTCGAGCTGGTTGAGGAATAGCGGGCTGAGGTAGGCGGCGCCTTTTTGGTTCTCGGTGAGGATGTTTTGGGCGAATTTACTGCGCGTATTTGCCTCGGCATAGAAGCCGTAGCCGGCGCTATTTCGCAGGGTAACCTCCGAGATGTCGACGCTGACTTTGCCATAATAATCGTCGAGCATCAGGTTGGCCGGTTCGGTGCCCGCGAAGCCCGGGGTGGCGCCGCCGTATTCAATGATGACCTGGTGAAGGATATTTTTGGGGCCCGCCGAGTCCATGAATCGTACGCCCAGCCAACTTCCGGGCTCCTTTCGCTCACCGGTGAAGACGATGGGCGCGTCGGCGGTGCCGCGGGCGTGAAGCACGCCCTCATGCACGCTGAGGCCGGCGGCGTCGCCGAAGACGATTTTGACGCCCGGGTCCACGGTCAGCTCAACGTCGGTGCCCACGGTGAGCTGCTCGCTGACGGTATAGCAGCGGCCCAGGCCGGCTTTTAGGTGCACTGACTTTCGCAGCATCTCGGCGGTGAGCGCGGTGTTGCGGCGGCAGTCGACGGCCTGGGTGGCCGGGTCTTCGTCGGTGCGCTCGGCCCAGCAGGCGGGCAGCGCGGTGCTCAAGCTGAGCAGCAGCGCGGCGCTGATGCTCAGGTTGCGGCGCAGCGCGCGGCGCGTGCGGCCATCAAACGACCTCGAATCACCGAGTCCCCCGATAAATTGTGTCATGGTCTGCTCCTCTTTGTTGCGCAATAAAAATGAGTGCTCAGAGGCGAAATTCGTAGCCGCCGAGGACCTCGGTTTGGTCGTAATTTTGGGTGCCCGCGGAGTCGTGGCGCTGGGTCACCGCGATCAGGAGGCGGTGGTGAGAGGTGAGCATATAGCGAAAGCCCGCGGTCACCAGCCAATGCGACTCGGAGTTGATGTCGCGCGGCTCCAGGTAGTCACTTTTGCCGCCGCCACCGCCGCCGATATAAAATTGTGTCAGGTTGCTAAAGAAGTAGAACGCGCGCCCGAGTCCCGAGTGGGCGACGGGATCGCCGTCGTCGGAGAAGGTCATAAAATAGCGCAATTCGAACATATAGGGCTTGATATAGATCTCGGCGTTGGCGTTGAGGACCTCGTTGGATTCATCGGGAAATTCGATATGCCAATAGCGCGCCGATGCCTGAAAATACTCGAAGGACCAGCCGGCCTCGACCAGCGCGTTCCACTTGGGCGAGAAGATCGGGTCGATGGCGAAGCCGCCGCCGGCTTTGAAGAAGAGGCCGGAGTCAAATTTATAGTCGCCCCAGGCGTTGAAGCGCCAGTCGGCGGCGCGGTGGTCGAAGAAAGGGCGGTGCAGCCACTCCCAGGTGCCCATCAGGGTGAGGTTTCGCGAGAGTTCGCTGCCCACGTCGCCCCGCAGGCGCCAGCCGTCCAGGCGATTGATGATCCGGCTATAGCCGTAGAGAATATTTGCGTAGAGCTTGGGGTAGGAGTCCTCGGCGATTCCCTCGTGGGCCTTGCAGGCGTTGGTCGCCTCGGGGGCGATCTCGCAGGATTTCGCCAGGTCCTCGAGCGCTTTGGAGTCGTCGCCGGCGCCGCGGTGGGCCATCGCGCGTTTGTAGAGCACCAGGGGGTTGTCGGGGTCGGCCTCATCGTAGCGATTATACCACTCGATGGCCTCGTCGAAGGAGTCATCCCAGAGCAAGATATCGGCGCGAAGCCGCATCGCTTCGGGGCGCTCGTAGAGGTCTTCGGGGAGCGTCTCAAGGAGCTTTCGCGCCGCGTCGAGCTGGTCGGTCCAGGCGAGCAGCCGGGCTTTGAGAAGTTTGAGGTCGTTGCTGTCCGGGTAGTCCAG encodes:
- a CDS encoding AI-2E family transporter translates to MASFIGEHPDEHLPDGAPEETPPRDAAVGPALFPRLSAQQYRARVWRYVYISMRILFFALIVAIAWWLSISMGTLLTPLLGSFILGYLLDPLVRKLQGRGLSRRAATLVCLGSVFALIAVVLLFLLPSIISQLSYWIGNIPELIGEIQDTWFPWITTQIETRLPESMQETVQGYISDAANALPGLAQRIGGWGVGAVSGTGRALFAAFNLILIPLFTYYFLMKFARYKTAVVEWIPRKRRAYYLSILARMDVAVGQWFRGQLLVAAIVGALYAIGLAIVFALFGIDFQLGIAIGVAAGITNIIPYLGMILAIAMTALVVLLDWPGWIGILFVVGVFLVNHILEAYIVGPKVLGDSVDMNPIAVIILLLAGGELAGLWGILLVIPIAGAVKVIIPDLRALYQETTIYQGGEVDLVAESPPEPDESAQKSGPDHALPASPST
- a CDS encoding tetratricopeptide repeat protein yields the protein MNSKLAMRLLLMLVIFLLALSLPRLVAAQESEELEAPPERARPQVDCVEAARGLRMQRRFSEAEKTARACTEEQQGNPDAWVELARALAAQGNSEEALTWVDKALLDYPDSNDLKLLKARLLAWTDQLDAARKLLETLPEDLYERPEAMRLRADILLWDDSFDEAIEWYNRYDEADPDNPLVLYKRAMAHRGAGDDSKALEDLAKSCEIAPEATNACKAHEGIAEDSYPKLYANILYGYSRIINRLDGWRLRGDVGSELSRNLTLMGTWEWLHRPFFDHRAADWRFNAWGDYKFDSGLFFKAGGGFAIDPIFSPKWNALVEAGWSFEYFQASARYWHIEFPDESNEVLNANAEIYIKPYMFELRYFMTFSDDGDPVAHSGLGRAFYFFSNLTQFYIGGGGGGKSDYLEPRDINSESHWLVTAGFRYMLTSHHRLLIAVTQRHDSAGTQNYDQTEVLGGYEFRL
- a CDS encoding DoxX family protein, translated to MESSSLNAPPSDLIGRPEVYPNRSLKRIGTWFIILLLATIFLGASVPKLGELGLFDSGFTRWGYPTWFAKGIGMIEATAAIFLIIPSTALYSAIVLGVVMIGAIVTHLFFGEAIYALIPFTMLLLLTFVAWVRRPERVHTMIRRRKVGIE